Proteins encoded together in one Ammospiza nelsoni isolate bAmmNel1 chromosome Z, bAmmNel1.pri, whole genome shotgun sequence window:
- the CFAP53 gene encoding cilia- and flagella-associated protein 53 yields MAARPPPRPQPPHCSHTQRRREFTGCGPLPGEVAVLAKPTKRDLFEETILAERALEEEQREYERDLRMLRHYRSVSDWHKGGEEKWMQRAAERKVRATLQQYLKEIEVRRERLRDFLEAEESRHLAEVNALDEEKAQQKEANLKEQAKLLKEKREQERLRVVAEKREQQFRNRCHEYREHCKKLSEKELVDCQLAQQALKEMLKEEEKMQERELEEICEKELLAKDQEAELKAQEAAARIREMVDVLDAQVAVHAARREEKKQEIRQEAERMEKELHQFRKENEDLERKKLYQQKKCREVLLKAVQDRQKHLDAEKQIQLAEEKAALENDLEDTDKEYEKIRNKKQMLLKEQLSYLDHLAEQLRKEKEQEREDEQIFKEERDKIWAERVEKQKREREARFHTLRDVLIARQAQMEEKLQKKEERKIEIAEEKKAMAEAVRKFEYEEEEERKRKAQKAKEYRDQLTTQIAYQQLLQKVEEEKRKKEEESNMEAERQYQEQIQFIQSMTYKFEVKPPTAEKALRPAS; encoded by the exons ATGGCGGCGCGGCCCCCGCCCCGTCCCCAGCCCCCTCACTGCTCTCACACACAGAGGCGCCGGGAGTTCACCGGCTGCGGGCCGCTGCCGGGCGAAGTGGCGGTG CTAGCCAAGCCCACCAAGAGAGACCTGTTCGAAGAGACGATTTTGGCCGAGAGGGcgctggaggaggagcagcgTGAGTATGAACGTGACCTGCGGATGCTCCGCCACTACCGCAGTGTCTCCGACTGGCACAAGGGCGGCGAGGAGAAATGGATGCAGCGCGCTGCCGAGAGGAAGGTCCGGGCTACGCTGCAGCAGTACCTGAAGGAGATCGAAGTGAGGAGAGAGAG GCTCCGTGACTTTctggaggcagaggagagcaggcaCCTTGCTGAGGTGAATGCACTTGATGAGGAAAAGGCACAGCAGAAAGAAGCAAACTTGAAGGAACAAGCAAAATTACTGAAGGAGAAGAGGGAGCAAGAAAGACTGCGAGTTGTGGCTGAAAAACGAGAGCAACAGTTCAG AAACCGATGTCACGAGTATCGCGAACACTGTAAAAAACTGAGTGAGAAGGAGCTGGTTGACTGCCAGCTGGCCCAGCAGGCTCTGAAGGAGATGctgaaagaggaagagaagatgcAGGAGCGGGAGTTGGAAGAGATTTGCGAGAAGGAACTGCTGGCTAAGGACCAGGAAGCGGAGCTGAAGGCGCAGGAGGCGGCAGCGCGGATCCGGGAGATGGTGGATGTGCTCGATGCCCAGGTGGCCGTGCACGCCGCTCGCAGGGAGGAGAAGAAGCAGGAGATCAGACAGGAGGCTGAAAGGATG GAAAAAGAGCTGCACCAgttcaggaaagaaaatgaagaccTTGAGAGGAAGAAGCTGTATCAGCAGAAGAAATGCAGGGAGGTGTTGCTCAAAGCAGTGCAGGACAGGCAGAAGCATCTTgatgcagaaaaacaaattcaaCTTGCCGAAGAGAAGGCGGCCTTGGAAAATGATTTGGAGGACACCGACAAGGAATATGAGaagataagaaataaaaaa caaATGCTGTTGAAGGAGCAACTTTCTTACCTGGATCATCTGGCTGAACAgctgaggaaggagaaggagcaagAAAGAGAGGATGAGCAGATCTTCAAGGAAGAGAGGGATAAGATTTGGGCCGAGAGGGTTGAGAAACAGAAACGAGAGAGGGAAGCTCGGTTTCACACGCTGAGAGATGTCCTGATCGCAAGGCAGGCGCAGATGGAGGAGAAGT tgcagaaaaaagaagagaggaaaatagAGATTGCTGAAGAGAAGAAGGCAATGGCTGAAGCAGTCAGAAAATTTGAAtatgaggaagaagaagaacgtaaaag aaaagcacagaaggCCAAAGAGTACAGAGACCAGCTCACAACTCAAATTGCCTATCAACAGTTGCTCCAAAAAGTtgaagaagagaagaggaagaaagaagaagaatcAAATATGGAAGCAGAGAGACAGTACCAAGAACAGATACAGTTCATTCAGTCAATGACCTACAAGTTTGAAGTAAAGCCCCCCACTGCAGAAAAGGCACTAAGGCCTGCCTCTTAA